One genomic segment of Oncorhynchus kisutch isolate 150728-3 linkage group LG15, Okis_V2, whole genome shotgun sequence includes these proteins:
- the LOC109882417 gene encoding T-lymphocyte activation antigen CD80: protein MDVVYGMCVQWLLRCVLFLESLPFLQSKDVTMVIGEVGGAVTIPCTSDLCENHLVFMYVQRPGSNGNNPRFINGYHTNKRLYPKEYTNRTHVDPRQRTMKLWSILPSDEGLYECHIQYQTKKKQENIQLNVTANYSIPIVTVACDNVSCLVTCSSDSGYPRRDIEWSPNPPLNQSHWRVVNSSDVTDPVSMLFSVFSSISVNCSSGPRLNLSCAVGGALSQEHTVCWPQTGSPDVYVTSAVVAGAVALLCFLLAGLFVFKERKAQTARVDQDGEEAARPAERVQLTCRNLDS, encoded by the exons ATGGACGTG GTCTATGGGATGTGTGTGCAATGGCTACTTCG GTGTGTCCTCTTCCTGGAATCGCTGCCGTTTCTTCAAAGTAAAG atgtCACCATGGTGATAGGAGAGGTGGGCGGGGCTGTGACTATCCCCTGTACCTCAGACCTCTGTGAGAACCATCTGGTCTTCATGTACGTACAGAGACCTGGTTCCAATGGAAATAATCCCCGGTTTATTAATGGCTACCATACGAATAAGCGCTTATACCCTAAGGAGTACACTAACCGTACACATGTAGACCCCAGACAGCGAACAATGAAGCTGTGGAGTATATTGCCGTCAGATGAGGGGCTGTACGAGTGTCACATTCAATACCAAACCAAGAAGAAGCAGGAGAACATACAGCTCAATGTGACAG CCAACTACAGCATCCCCATTGTAACGGTGGCCTGTGACAACGTCAGTTGCTTGGTGACGTGTTCCTCCGACAGTGGTTACCCTCGTAGGGACATTGAGTGGAGCCCAAACCCTCCTCTGAACCAGAGCCACTGGAGAGTAGTGAACAGTAGTGATGTGACAGACCCAGTCTCTATGCTGTTCTCTGTCTTCAGTTCCATATCCGTCAACTGCTCCTCCGGACCCCGGCTGAACCTCAGCTGTGCTGTAGGGGGCGCCCTTTCACAGGAACACACTGTCT GCTGGCCTCAGACAGGCTCTCCTGATGTTTATGTGACCTCTGCCGTTGTGGCTGGTGCTGTTGCTCTGCTGTGTTTCCTGCTGGCAGGGCTGTTTGTCTTCAAGGAAAGGAAGGCTCAGACAGCCAGAGTTGATCAAG ATGGGGAGGAAGCAGCAAGGCCAGCTGA AAGAGTACAGCTCACCTGTAGGAACCTAGATTCTTAA